In the Ochrobactrum sp. Marseille-Q0166 genome, one interval contains:
- a CDS encoding Flp family type IVb pilin — protein MRLFNEFLKNESGATAIEYGLIAALISVAIIVAATTLGDNLSATFKRISDVLGKAVQGSNKP, from the coding sequence ATGCGTTTATTTAACGAATTTCTTAAAAATGAATCCGGCGCTACTGCAATTGAATACGGGTTGATTGCAGCATTGATCTCTGTTGCCATTATTGTTGCTGCGACTACACTTGGAGATAATCTAAGCGCAACTTTTAAACGAATTTCGGATGTCTTGGGCAAAGCAGTTCAAGGTTCTAATAAACCATAA
- a CDS encoding prepilin peptidase gives MLYIISLLMVFAIIWDARTMHIPNWIPISILFLYFVWVFLSRQQTFDIICSVLVGLALFLVAFLLFAKGIIGGGDGKLIAAVALWLGWGAHLLEYLVIASVLGGILSLAALASRNLAQYLPLPAWVPDWVVRKEAGVPYGVALGIAGLIVLPDVIVMV, from the coding sequence ATGTTATATATTATATCTCTATTGATGGTATTTGCGATCATTTGGGATGCTCGCACAATGCATATACCTAATTGGATACCCATATCGATTTTATTTTTGTACTTTGTATGGGTGTTTTTATCACGGCAGCAAACCTTTGATATAATCTGTAGTGTCTTAGTTGGGCTGGCCCTTTTCCTCGTAGCATTTTTGCTTTTTGCGAAGGGAATAATTGGCGGCGGTGACGGCAAGTTGATCGCTGCTGTTGCGTTATGGCTGGGGTGGGGCGCGCATTTGTTGGAGTATCTGGTCATAGCTAGTGTGTTGGGCGGAATACTCTCGCTTGCTGCATTAGCGAGCCGCAATCTGGCGCAATATCTACCATTACCAGCGTGGGTTCCAGACTGGGTGGTCAGAAAAGAAGCTGGTGTTCCTTATGGTGTGGCGCTGGGTATTGCGGGGCTTATTGTTCTGCCTGACGTGATAGTTATGGTTTAA
- a CDS encoding tetratricopeptide repeat protein, translated as MKSVTQFNFYLNRFFISSTLLLLCACTTHTPTDAGLSSGSAAIPDAASDLGAAYKKHPSDKKTALAYTQVLDKRGNYEQSLAVVRKLVIAYPNDREVLAAYGKTLAENGQYQMALQAITRAQTPEQPDWRLLSTEASVWDRLGQYEKARSLYRKAHDINPSDGSIQSNLGISYLLSGDLKAAEENLRKAAENRDATPITRQNLALAVGLQGRYEEAKSIYLKDLPESQTADNINYIKSLSKKV; from the coding sequence ATGAAAAGTGTCACACAATTTAATTTTTATTTAAATAGATTTTTTATATCCTCAACATTATTGCTCCTTTGTGCCTGCACAACGCACACGCCGACCGATGCCGGACTGAGTAGTGGTAGTGCTGCTATTCCGGATGCAGCAAGTGATTTGGGCGCTGCATACAAAAAGCATCCAAGCGATAAAAAAACAGCGTTAGCTTATACGCAGGTGCTTGATAAACGTGGCAACTATGAGCAATCGCTGGCTGTTGTCAGAAAGCTGGTGATAGCTTACCCTAACGACAGAGAAGTGCTGGCTGCATATGGTAAAACACTGGCAGAAAATGGCCAGTATCAAATGGCTTTGCAGGCTATTACGCGAGCCCAAACGCCAGAGCAGCCTGATTGGCGACTGTTGTCCACCGAGGCGTCTGTCTGGGACAGATTGGGGCAGTACGAAAAAGCACGTTCCCTTTATCGGAAGGCCCATGATATTAACCCCTCCGATGGCTCCATTCAATCGAATCTCGGCATTTCCTACCTGTTGTCCGGCGATCTGAAGGCGGCTGAAGAAAATCTAAGAAAAGCAGCCGAAAATAGAGATGCGACGCCAATTACTCGTCAAAATCTGGCGCTCGCTGTCGGGCTGCAAGGGCGCTATGAAGAAGCCAAAAGCATATACTTAAAAGACTTACCTGAAAGTCAGACTGCTGATAATATTAACTATATAAAATCATTGTCGAAAAAAGTATAA
- a CDS encoding pilus assembly protein TadG-related protein, which yields MNYRTSSRKKYLNYFSDESGGIAIISALVLTTLCIAAGAAVEVARIAHYKSQLQHAADAAVLASISQSSKAYRRFSGGGVDEVSFAELGRKDVASFFIQNVQADHALSVIDENINAEVGSENSVLFSKITYTAKIHATFARIIGYENFSVQGHAEARRELNKVESENPALDIHFFLDNSPSMGIGAREEDIAWLQKLPIKDEQGCAFACHIGAEKMNNWYPRDIPIFRQQGLERFPIIVDRIRKMRSSFALPADQ from the coding sequence ATGAATTATCGAACTTCAAGCCGAAAAAAATATTTAAATTATTTTAGTGATGAGAGTGGAGGAATAGCGATAATCTCGGCGTTGGTTCTTACCACGCTGTGCATTGCAGCGGGAGCGGCGGTAGAAGTAGCGCGCATCGCTCACTACAAATCTCAGTTGCAGCATGCAGCGGACGCTGCTGTTCTGGCTTCCATTTCACAGTCTTCTAAAGCGTATCGCCGGTTTAGTGGGGGAGGTGTGGACGAAGTATCTTTTGCTGAGTTGGGTAGAAAAGACGTCGCGTCTTTCTTTATTCAGAATGTTCAAGCTGACCACGCGTTAAGTGTGATAGATGAAAATATCAACGCTGAAGTTGGTAGCGAAAATTCTGTTTTGTTTTCCAAAATCACCTATACTGCAAAAATACATGCCACGTTTGCGCGTATTATTGGTTACGAGAATTTCTCAGTGCAGGGCCATGCGGAAGCAAGGCGTGAGCTGAATAAAGTTGAAAGCGAAAATCCAGCGCTTGATATCCATTTTTTTCTCGATAATTCACCTTCCATGGGCATTGGTGCCAGAGAAGAAGATATCGCATGGCTTCAGAAACTACCGATAAAAGATGAACAGGGCTGTGCCTTCGCATGCCACATTGGAGCCGAGAAAATGAATAATTGGTATCCACGGGATATACCAATATTTAGGCAGCAAGGCTTAGAGCGTTTCCCTATCATAGTGGATCGTATCCGCAAGATGCGAAGTAGTTTTGCGCTTCCTGCGGATCAATGA
- a CDS encoding IS630 family transposase (programmed frameshift) yields MSKALSVDLRTRVVAAVSAGASHREAAERFGVGVASVSRWRTLQIQKGNVRPGPLGGDRNSRKTEAYADLIMAWLGEHRDGTLFELRDALSAQGVVISKSALHRFLVRHDQTRKKKTGHAVEQSRPDLLEMRQSWFDKQLDLDPARLVFIDETWTATNMARTHGRCLKGERLRMGFPHGHRKTTTLVAGLRNTGMVAPLVIDGPINGEWFEAYVGQVLVPTLKPGDIVILDNLSSHKRPAAREIIEAVGARLMFLPPYSPDFNPIEKAFSKLKALLRKAAERTVSDLWDRIGKIVELIDPQEAQNYFASCGYDPL; encoded by the exons ATGTCAAAGGCCCTTTCTGTTGATCTTCGTACCCGTGTTGTTGCTGCCGTGTCGGCTGGTGCATCGCATCGAGAGGCTGCAGAGCGGTTTGGCGTTGGTGTGGCGAGCGTCAGCCGTTGGCGCACCTTGCAAATTCAAAAAGGGAATGTTCGTCCCGGTCCCCTCGGAGGTGACCGCAATTCCCGCAAGACGGAAGCTTACGCTGATCTGATTATGGCTTGGCTCGGCGAGCATCGCGACGGCACCTTGTTCGAGTTGCGTGATGCTCTGTCTGCGCAAGGTGTCGTCATCAGCAAGTCGGCGTTACACCGTTTCCTTGTCCGGCACGACCAAACACGCA AAAAAAAGACTGGCCATGCGGTAGAGCAAAGCCGTCCGGATCTTTTGGAAATGCGTCAGTCCTGGTTTGACAAACAGCTCGATCTCGATCCTGCACGGCTGGTTTTTATCGACGAGACATGGACCGCAACCAATATGGCCCGCACGCACGGACGCTGTCTCAAGGGCGAGCGGCTGCGAATGGGCTTCCCACACGGTCATCGCAAGACAACGACACTTGTTGCCGGATTGCGAAACACAGGAATGGTCGCACCCCTTGTCATTGACGGACCGATCAATGGTGAATGGTTCGAGGCTTATGTCGGTCAGGTTCTCGTTCCGACATTGAAGCCAGGCGATATCGTCATTCTCGACAATCTTTCCAGTCACAAACGACCGGCAGCACGTGAGATAATCGAAGCCGTGGGTGCGAGGCTGATGTTCCTGCCGCCATACAGCCCAGACTTCAATCCCATAGAAAAGGCGTTCTCCAAGTTGAAAGCCCTCCTGCGAAAAGCCGCAGAGCGAACCGTCAGCGACCTTTGGGACAGGATTGGAAAAATCGTCGAACTCATTGATCCGCAGGAAGCGCAAAACTACTTCGCATCTTGCGGATACGATCCACTATGA
- a CDS encoding TadE/TadG family type IV pilus assembly protein, with the protein MFSRFYKFIKDERGASALEFALVSVPFILVIFMILNISLLIIGKQLLSSFVNDEVRDLKINTRKADFKNNYEIDKKLCSKLSYFLITDCNSIRVDLHGYDNIDDKKIGRINNIKFSIERIKQGQIVTLVVSYRWNSVFGLFDEHFAPVRSFRESYEIRTWVNE; encoded by the coding sequence ATGTTCAGTAGATTTTATAAGTTTATAAAAGATGAGCGTGGGGCTTCAGCTTTGGAATTTGCGCTCGTCTCCGTTCCGTTCATCTTAGTAATTTTTATGATATTAAATATTTCGTTGCTAATTATTGGTAAGCAATTATTGAGCAGCTTTGTTAATGACGAGGTGAGGGATTTAAAAATAAATACAAGAAAAGCGGATTTTAAAAATAATTATGAAATAGACAAGAAGCTATGTAGTAAACTTTCTTATTTTTTAATTACTGATTGTAATTCAATACGCGTAGATTTACATGGTTATGATAATATAGATGATAAAAAAATAGGAAGAATTAATAATATTAAATTTTCGATTGAGAGAATAAAACAAGGGCAGATAGTAACACTGGTTGTTTCCTACCGCTGGAATAGTGTTTTTGGTTTGTTTGATGAGCATTTTGCGCCTGTGCGTTCTTTCCGGGAGTCGTACGAGATAAGGACTTGGGTGAATGAATAG
- a CDS encoding TadE family protein — translation MNSLVSYDRSKSGSVTVEFAIIFPVLVILLFGLIELANLIDFHRKLDLVASTTGDLASELIYEPNSNYSDRGSDKVSTSRKKICALLKVGSKNYYPLNDRNVSLNLSYYTGNKPEWTGSLRGEPSPNSEDQVLPDWFMQRYSSELNEAKSTTKRMGIFRVHVESKYDPIFLESALTSINVLPRKKDYWVFLRNEDGLTCLDCSDNFQCLN, via the coding sequence ATGAATAGTTTAGTGTCATATGATCGTTCAAAATCAGGTTCTGTCACGGTCGAATTCGCGATTATTTTTCCAGTATTGGTAATCCTGCTTTTTGGGTTAATTGAATTGGCGAACCTAATTGATTTTCATAGGAAATTAGACCTGGTTGCTTCAACAACTGGAGATCTTGCAAGCGAACTAATATATGAACCGAATTCAAATTATTCTGACAGAGGTTCGGACAAAGTAAGTACGAGCAGAAAAAAAATCTGTGCTCTGCTTAAGGTGGGTTCCAAGAATTATTATCCCTTAAATGATCGTAACGTTTCGCTTAATTTGAGTTATTATACCGGTAATAAGCCGGAGTGGACGGGTTCTCTTCGTGGTGAGCCTAGCCCAAACAGCGAAGATCAAGTCCTGCCTGACTGGTTTATGCAACGATACAGTTCAGAGCTGAATGAAGCTAAAAGTACTACTAAGCGTATGGGAATCTTCAGAGTACATGTCGAATCCAAGTATGATCCGATATTTTTGGAAAGCGCGTTGACCAGTATAAATGTGTTGCCTAGGAAAAAAGATTACTGGGTATTTTTGAGAAATGAAGACGGTTTGACCTGTCTCGATTGTAGTGACAATTTTCAGTGCCTGAACTGA
- a CDS encoding iron chelate uptake ABC transporter family permease subunit has protein sequence MSNLHKSVIRLGSISIQWRARTLIVCACLICALFLFAILHIGTGTMAFSPQEIFKSLLGDAANPTAERIIMRVRLPRLVTAIFVGASLGMAGSIFQSISRNALGSPDIIGFTTGAATGAIVQIILFNAGPFETALAAVLSGLGTAIIVFVLALKGRTTGGYRLILIGLGVGAVLSGVNTVLLVAGDLDQAASAQLWLAGSLNTRTWAHAIPAVVGFFITVPIVVTYAQRISLIEMGDDAARQLGVSVETTRLAMVLVAVTLTSVATAATGPIAFIALAAPQLVRRLTHAPGVPLIASALLGAVLLVGADLFAQHFPLNIKMPIGLTTGLLGGIYLLWILSTRK, from the coding sequence ATGAGCAATCTCCACAAATCCGTCATCAGATTAGGCAGCATTTCCATTCAATGGAGAGCGCGAACGCTCATCGTCTGTGCTTGTTTGATATGTGCATTATTCTTATTCGCAATATTGCATATCGGCACCGGTACGATGGCTTTTTCGCCTCAAGAAATCTTCAAAAGTCTGCTGGGTGATGCAGCCAATCCAACTGCCGAGCGCATTATAATGCGTGTTCGGCTGCCTCGTCTGGTGACTGCCATTTTCGTCGGTGCATCCCTTGGCATGGCTGGATCCATTTTCCAGTCCATATCCCGCAATGCACTTGGTTCGCCCGACATAATCGGATTTACAACGGGAGCCGCAACCGGAGCGATTGTTCAAATTATTCTCTTTAACGCTGGACCATTTGAAACAGCGCTGGCGGCGGTACTTTCTGGTCTTGGAACAGCAATAATTGTTTTCGTGCTGGCCCTCAAAGGACGAACAACCGGAGGCTATCGGCTTATTCTGATAGGACTTGGTGTCGGAGCGGTTCTTTCCGGTGTCAACACAGTTTTGCTGGTCGCAGGCGACCTTGATCAAGCTGCTTCCGCCCAACTTTGGCTGGCGGGATCATTGAACACCCGAACATGGGCACATGCAATTCCGGCCGTCGTCGGCTTCTTTATCACCGTACCGATCGTGGTCACCTATGCGCAACGCATCAGTTTGATTGAAATGGGCGATGATGCGGCGCGTCAACTGGGCGTATCGGTCGAAACCACACGGCTCGCGATGGTGCTTGTTGCAGTGACGCTCACTTCGGTCGCCACTGCTGCCACAGGGCCGATTGCTTTTATTGCATTAGCGGCCCCGCAGCTTGTGCGTCGGCTGACACACGCACCGGGTGTGCCATTGATTGCAAGTGCGCTGCTGGGAGCAGTTTTGCTTGTCGGAGCGGATTTATTTGCGCAACACTTTCCTTTAAACATCAAAATGCCAATTGGACTGACTACCGGTCTTTTAGGAGGAATTTACCTTCTTTGGATACTTTCAACCCGCAAATAG
- a CDS encoding iron ABC transporter permease yields the protein MTDAHTAPATSYRASATNLRKRRILGLGVGLLALFIAIGLSFTLGSRTIPLAVSIEALWNPDLHNDQHLIVQELRIPRTMVAILAGLALGVAGAIMQAVTRNPLAEPGLLGINSGAAVAVILGIVAFNLTSMAQYVWFAFAGAGLAGVAVFMLGQGHGTGTNPVRLVLAGAGLSVVLASITGIVIINAPTDVLDQFRNWSAGSVEGRGYDVIRVLAVSIFFGLLIAFSLAGKLNSIALGKELGAALGVNVYATWFLSCLAVMLLAGSATAGAGPIGFVGLVAPHLARTIAGPNYRWILPYSALFAAILLLGADILGRIVAAPAEVAAGIIAMLIGGPFFIIIVRRFRLSKL from the coding sequence ATGACTGACGCACACACCGCTCCCGCCACCTCCTACAGGGCATCAGCAACAAATCTGCGCAAGCGTAGGATATTGGGGCTGGGCGTGGGGCTGTTGGCGCTGTTTATCGCAATCGGTTTAAGTTTCACGCTCGGTTCCCGCACCATCCCGCTCGCGGTTAGCATAGAAGCCTTATGGAATCCCGATCTTCATAATGATCAACACCTGATCGTTCAGGAACTGCGCATCCCGCGAACGATGGTTGCAATTCTTGCAGGGCTGGCATTGGGTGTTGCCGGCGCAATTATGCAGGCAGTTACCCGCAATCCGCTCGCTGAACCGGGATTGCTTGGGATTAATTCAGGCGCGGCGGTCGCTGTCATCCTCGGAATTGTAGCATTCAATCTGACGAGCATGGCGCAATATGTCTGGTTTGCTTTTGCCGGTGCAGGGCTGGCAGGCGTTGCCGTTTTTATGCTCGGACAGGGTCATGGAACAGGAACCAATCCCGTACGCCTGGTGCTGGCTGGCGCAGGACTTTCAGTTGTGCTCGCTTCGATAACCGGCATTGTCATCATCAATGCGCCAACGGACGTGCTCGATCAGTTTCGAAACTGGTCGGCAGGATCAGTCGAAGGCCGGGGTTACGATGTAATTCGGGTGCTGGCTGTCTCGATTTTCTTTGGGTTGCTGATCGCCTTTTCACTTGCAGGAAAACTGAATTCCATCGCTCTCGGTAAGGAACTGGGCGCAGCTCTCGGCGTCAATGTCTATGCGACCTGGTTCTTGTCCTGTCTCGCAGTCATGCTGCTCGCAGGATCAGCAACAGCAGGCGCTGGACCAATTGGCTTCGTTGGATTGGTAGCACCGCATCTTGCCAGAACGATTGCTGGTCCGAATTATCGCTGGATACTACCCTATTCTGCACTGTTCGCCGCTATATTGTTGCTTGGAGCCGATATTCTCGGTCGTATCGTTGCTGCCCCTGCAGAAGTTGCGGCCGGGATCATCGCAATGCTGATTGGTGGGCCTTTCTTCATCATTATCGTGCGCCGGTTTCGATTATCAAAGCTATGA
- the fepB gene encoding Fe2+-enterobactin ABC transporter substrate-binding protein — protein MKPTKIIVSVFVMLAALMLPLKSAQSQDDTWPRTVKHYSGELTLKSKPLRIVSTAPSLTGILLAINAPLIASAATTPSILTDDKGFFSQWAKVADERGVEVLYSNLDFDIEAIIALEPDLVIASATGADSVLQHYPELKAQGIPTMVVNYSNQSWQEIAAEIGKATGLEQEADAAGKRFNDYASKVASEMKPSQEPITIVGYNIGNSYSIGKVDSAQGQLLQALGFKVEGLPASLAGQVTRSSDFDFISHENLSAAITGKSVFLLRGLDPDVSAFLKDPVLANLEAVKSKRVYPLGATSFRIDYYSGIQLIDIVAANFSQ, from the coding sequence GTGAAACCCACAAAAATCATCGTCTCAGTTTTCGTTATGCTTGCAGCTCTGATGCTGCCGCTGAAAAGCGCTCAGTCTCAGGATGACACCTGGCCACGAACTGTAAAACACTATTCGGGCGAATTGACATTAAAGTCAAAGCCGTTGCGCATCGTTTCAACAGCGCCCAGCCTGACTGGTATTCTGCTTGCAATCAATGCACCGCTGATTGCCTCGGCAGCGACGACGCCGAGCATTCTGACCGATGATAAGGGCTTCTTCTCTCAATGGGCAAAAGTCGCCGATGAACGTGGCGTTGAAGTTCTTTACTCGAATCTTGATTTTGACATTGAAGCAATCATTGCACTTGAGCCAGACCTTGTTATTGCATCTGCAACGGGTGCAGACAGCGTTCTACAACATTATCCTGAACTTAAAGCGCAGGGCATTCCAACAATGGTTGTAAACTATTCCAACCAGAGCTGGCAGGAGATTGCAGCAGAGATTGGAAAGGCGACTGGCCTGGAACAGGAGGCTGATGCTGCGGGCAAGCGTTTTAACGACTATGCTTCCAAAGTGGCCTCTGAAATGAAGCCCTCTCAAGAGCCGATCACCATTGTTGGCTATAATATCGGCAACAGCTATTCAATCGGCAAGGTGGATAGTGCGCAGGGCCAGCTTCTTCAGGCTTTGGGCTTCAAAGTCGAAGGACTTCCAGCATCACTGGCGGGACAAGTTACCCGAAGCTCAGATTTCGATTTTATCTCCCATGAAAATCTCTCTGCTGCTATAACGGGCAAAAGTGTCTTCCTGCTGCGTGGCCTTGATCCCGATGTTAGTGCTTTCCTGAAAGACCCTGTTTTAGCAAATCTTGAGGCTGTGAAGAGCAAACGGGTTTATCCGCTCGGCGCGACCTCTTTCCGGATCGACTACTATTCCGGCATTCAGCTGATCGATATTGTGGCAGCCAATTTTAGTCAATGA
- a CDS encoding ABC transporter ATP-binding protein, giving the protein MTHRLRAETVTLKYDERTVARDLSVSIPDASFTVIVGPNACGKSTLLRALSRLLKPSTGRVVLDGGDIANLPAKETARRLGLLPQSSIAPEGITVADLVARGRYPHQSFLRQWSAADEAAVAQAMASTRITELANRPVDELSGGQRQRVWIALVLAQDTPILLLDEPTTYLDIAHQIELLDLLAQLNKQGRTVVAVLHELNHACRYASHLIAMRDGALIAQGKPADIVTEKLVGEVFGLASVIIADPVSGTPLIVPKSSSSIDEVS; this is encoded by the coding sequence ATGACTCACCGCCTTCGCGCTGAAACCGTCACATTGAAATATGATGAGCGAACTGTTGCGCGAGATTTGTCTGTGTCAATTCCAGATGCATCCTTTACGGTGATTGTCGGTCCGAATGCTTGCGGGAAATCCACGCTTTTGCGCGCCTTGTCGCGGTTGCTTAAGCCTTCAACCGGTAGGGTCGTGCTGGATGGGGGGGATATTGCAAATCTGCCAGCAAAGGAAACGGCGCGCCGGCTTGGGCTGTTGCCGCAAAGCTCTATTGCTCCCGAAGGCATCACGGTTGCTGATCTGGTTGCGCGTGGACGGTATCCACATCAGTCATTTTTGCGGCAATGGTCAGCAGCAGACGAGGCAGCAGTCGCGCAGGCCATGGCTTCGACGAGGATTACAGAACTCGCCAACCGCCCTGTAGATGAGTTGTCAGGTGGCCAGCGCCAGCGAGTCTGGATTGCTCTGGTGCTTGCACAAGACACGCCTATCCTTTTGCTGGATGAGCCAACCACATATCTCGACATTGCCCATCAAATCGAGCTGCTTGATCTTCTGGCTCAATTGAACAAACAAGGGCGTACGGTGGTTGCCGTCTTGCATGAACTTAATCATGCCTGTCGTTATGCTTCGCACCTTATCGCGATGCGTGATGGCGCTCTGATTGCCCAGGGGAAGCCTGCCGATATTGTGACCGAAAAACTGGTGGGAGAAGTTTTCGGTTTGGCATCAGTCATTATCGCTGATCCTGTTTCCGGCACACCACTGATTGTGCCGAAAAGCAGCAGTTCAATCGACGAAGTTTCTTAG
- a CDS encoding IclR family transcriptional regulator, which produces MTNGHWFIWREARHLKEQDGISLEQAESASDKRSGTIQSVSIAAKFLKILANAENELPLGEVAKRAGTGGSTAHRYMQSLVKEGLAKQDPVSGFYDLGPTALSIGIGALKRVDAVEIAAHHMKALSQRHAMSGGVAIWTDRGPTLVRWYRSAYFSINPLALGDTLPVDNTACGLVFQSFLPKSSIDAVRKVQPASFRGTPPSKAVLEKVRTDRWSEMTSHLLSNVTGQASPVLDAQGEIVCVMTTVADLGQLRTDEERRALFYEACKVNESTGGLIVDTTLEMPEI; this is translated from the coding sequence ATGACAAATGGGCATTGGTTCATCTGGCGGGAGGCTAGGCATTTGAAAGAGCAAGACGGCATTTCGTTAGAGCAAGCAGAAAGCGCGAGCGATAAACGTTCCGGTACAATTCAGTCGGTATCGATTGCCGCAAAATTTCTGAAAATTCTGGCCAATGCAGAAAATGAGCTTCCCCTTGGCGAAGTCGCCAAGCGCGCCGGTACGGGTGGATCAACTGCGCACCGTTACATGCAAAGCCTCGTCAAAGAAGGTCTGGCAAAACAAGACCCTGTCAGCGGCTTTTATGATCTGGGACCAACGGCTTTAAGTATCGGAATTGGCGCATTGAAGCGGGTCGATGCTGTCGAAATTGCGGCCCATCATATGAAAGCGCTATCGCAGCGCCACGCCATGAGTGGCGGGGTCGCGATCTGGACAGATCGAGGTCCAACACTGGTGCGCTGGTATCGCAGCGCTTATTTTTCGATCAACCCTCTGGCGCTCGGCGATACGCTGCCCGTGGACAATACAGCCTGTGGTCTGGTGTTTCAGTCGTTCTTGCCTAAAAGCAGCATTGATGCGGTGCGCAAAGTACAGCCTGCAAGCTTTCGCGGGACGCCACCTTCCAAAGCGGTGCTGGAAAAAGTTCGCACCGACCGCTGGTCTGAAATGACCAGTCACCTTCTCTCAAACGTCACCGGTCAGGCTTCACCTGTGCTTGATGCGCAAGGCGAAATCGTTTGCGTTATGACGACAGTGGCTGATCTTGGACAACTGCGCACCGATGAAGAACGCCGGGCACTGTTTTACGAAGCGTGCAAGGTCAACGAATCGACCGGCGGACTGATTGTGGATACCACGCTCGAAATGCCGGAAATCTAA